A stretch of the Proteus sp. ZN5 genome encodes the following:
- the tssB gene encoding type VI secretion system contractile sheath small subunit, translated as MSDSFQNEVPKARVNIKLDLHTGGAQKKVELPLKLLAIGDYSNGKDKRVLSEREKININKNNFNSVLTEFSPSVNLTVKNTLANDGSEESINLSFKEMTDFEPEQVARQIPQLRAMLAMRNLLRDLKSNLLDNITFRRELENILKDPELSDELREELSQLAPKKD; from the coding sequence ATGTCAGATAGTTTTCAAAATGAAGTTCCTAAAGCACGGGTAAATATAAAACTCGACTTACATACAGGTGGTGCACAGAAAAAAGTTGAGTTGCCTTTAAAACTATTGGCCATTGGTGATTACAGCAACGGAAAGGATAAACGCGTTCTTTCAGAAAGAGAAAAGATCAACATTAATAAAAATAACTTCAACAGCGTTCTTACTGAGTTTTCCCCTTCCGTCAACCTTACTGTAAAAAACACATTAGCTAATGATGGCAGTGAGGAAAGCATCAATCTGTCGTTTAAAGAGATGACAGACTTTGAACCAGAACAAGTTGCTCGCCAAATTCCTCAGCTACGCGCCATGCTGGCAATGCGTAATCTCTTACGTGATTTGAAATCTAACCTTCTTGATAACATCACTTTTCGCCGTGAACTCGAAAATATCCTTAAAGATCCTGAATTAAGTGATGAATTACGCGAAGAGTTATCTCAACTCGCACCGAAAAAAGACTAA
- a CDS encoding DJ-1/PfpI family protein produces the protein MKQVAVLLADGFEEGEAVVFIDIMRRLDIHVDVLSCMDTLVLNTYFETKISADFLLTEKLTHSYDAIMMPGGPKGTDRLCANEQVIQFIKRHIAEDKYICALCSSGAKVLAAHHLLEGRNYSTGDKLADKYDDGHYLDQDVVVDGKFISAKGLGVSFEFAFTVARHLLSDNTEKVDWQANHIYFKHWPLDYLK, from the coding sequence ATGAAACAGGTTGCCGTTTTATTAGCTGATGGATTTGAAGAAGGTGAAGCTGTTGTTTTTATTGATATCATGCGCCGTCTTGATATTCATGTTGATGTGCTTTCTTGCATGGATACCTTGGTATTAAATACGTATTTTGAAACTAAAATCAGTGCTGATTTTCTATTAACTGAAAAACTGACACACAGTTATGACGCAATAATGATGCCGGGTGGTCCTAAAGGCACAGATCGTTTATGCGCTAACGAGCAAGTTATTCAATTTATCAAACGCCATATTGCCGAAGATAAATATATTTGTGCGTTATGCTCTTCTGGAGCAAAAGTATTAGCGGCTCATCATCTTCTTGAAGGTCGTAATTACAGCACTGGTGATAAATTGGCCGATAAATATGACGATGGTCATTATCTTGATCAAGATGTTGTTGTTGATGGTAAATTTATCAGTGCAAAAGGGTTAGGTGTGAGTTTTGAATTTGCCTTTACCGTGGCTCGTCACTTATTAAGCGACAATACAGAAAAAGTAGACTGGCAAGCTAATCATATTTATTTCAAACACTGGCCGTTAGACTACCTAAAATAG
- a CDS encoding bifunctional 4-hydroxy-2-oxoglutarate aldolase/2-dehydro-3-deoxy-phosphogluconate aldolase, protein MTQSIVDTLSSLKVIPVIQINRAEDAIWLGEILTQNQLPVAEITFRTPAAVKAIKLMHEHFPELILCAGTVLTAQQADMAKEAGASFVISPGYNPSTVDYCLNNGIDIVPGINNPSQIEVALEKGLTLLKFFPAEASGGVKMLKALASPYAQAQFMPTGGISLNNVSDYLAIPQVVACGGSWIATADTIDKQDKETIVNHIQNIHSLLKTQKG, encoded by the coding sequence ATGACACAGTCAATTGTTGATACTCTTTCATCACTGAAAGTGATCCCCGTGATCCAAATTAATCGCGCTGAAGATGCAATCTGGCTAGGTGAAATTCTAACCCAAAATCAACTACCTGTTGCCGAAATTACCTTTCGTACTCCTGCGGCAGTTAAAGCGATTAAGCTAATGCATGAACACTTTCCTGAACTTATTTTATGTGCAGGAACAGTATTAACCGCACAGCAAGCGGACATGGCAAAAGAAGCTGGAGCAAGCTTCGTTATCTCTCCGGGTTATAACCCAAGTACAGTTGATTACTGCCTCAATAACGGCATTGATATTGTGCCGGGTATTAACAATCCGAGCCAAATAGAGGTTGCTCTTGAAAAAGGCTTAACCTTACTTAAATTCTTCCCCGCTGAAGCCTCTGGCGGAGTAAAAATGCTAAAAGCATTAGCATCACCTTATGCTCAAGCGCAATTTATGCCAACGGGTGGAATTAGTTTAAATAACGTGAGTGATTACCTTGCTATTCCACAAGTTGTTGCTTGTGGAGGAAGTTGGATTGCCACAGCAGATACGATTGATAAACAAGATAAAGAAACCATTGTTAATCATATTCAGAATATCCACTCATTACTAAAAACACAGAAGGGATAA
- a CDS encoding sugar kinase yields the protein MKTNRAVAIIGECMIELSGQPFLPQQQRFGGDTLNTALYLSRLIPSLHPRYITGLGTDTYSALMQKAWKNEGINCQSLITIPEKLPGLYAIEIDVDGERSFHYWRNDAAARYIATDNRFAAHLNALPDNSVIYLSGISLAILTSEGKEALLMQLTHLKQRGITLIVDSNYRPRLWDSIPHAQEWFEKLYRLSDIALVTGDDEQMLWQKPILTEQEITQRLHQWGNQSVIVKLGAKGAFWSEGETKGYISPKPIDSVVDTTAAGDSFNAAFIAAWLQNHTLATCCLWGNTLAGLVIQHHGAIIPHEITDSFYTLIKDNHDTVNC from the coding sequence GTGAAAACAAATAGAGCTGTCGCCATTATTGGCGAATGTATGATAGAGCTTAGTGGTCAACCTTTTTTACCGCAACAACAGCGTTTTGGCGGTGATACGTTAAATACAGCACTATATTTATCACGATTAATCCCTTCATTACATCCTCGCTATATTACCGGTTTAGGCACTGATACATACAGTGCCTTAATGCAAAAAGCGTGGAAAAACGAAGGAATTAACTGCCAATCCCTTATTACTATTCCCGAAAAACTTCCTGGTTTATATGCCATTGAAATTGATGTTGATGGTGAGCGTAGTTTCCACTATTGGCGTAATGATGCAGCGGCACGTTATATTGCGACTGATAACCGCTTTGCAGCGCATCTCAATGCACTTCCTGATAATAGTGTGATTTATCTCAGCGGAATTTCTCTTGCTATTTTAACGTCAGAAGGGAAAGAAGCTTTACTCATGCAATTAACTCACCTTAAACAGCGTGGGATCACCTTAATTGTAGATTCAAATTATCGACCTCGCTTATGGGATTCAATACCTCATGCACAAGAGTGGTTTGAAAAATTGTACAGACTTAGCGATATCGCTTTAGTTACAGGCGATGATGAACAAATGCTTTGGCAAAAACCTATTTTGACTGAACAAGAAATAACACAACGCCTTCATCAATGGGGCAATCAGAGTGTCATTGTCAAATTGGGAGCTAAAGGTGCATTTTGGTCTGAAGGTGAAACCAAAGGCTACATTTCACCAAAACCCATTGATTCTGTTGTTGATACCACCGCTGCTGGTGACTCTTTTAATGCCGCGTTTATTGCCGCTTGGCTACAAAATCACACCTTAGCAACGTGCTGTTTATGGGGAAACACCTTAGCAGGACTCGTTATCCAACACCACGGAGCCATCATTCCTCATGAAATTACTGATTCATTCTACACACTAATCAAGGATAACCATGACACAGTCAATTGTTGA
- a CDS encoding tagatose bisphosphate family class II aldolase, producing MYLVSTRNMLNKAQRENYAVPAFNIHNLETIQVVMETAAEMASPVILAGTPSTFAYAGSDYLISICQQAAEQYRIPVALHLDHHEDIPDICHKVISGVRSAMIDASHFHFEENIRIVKEVVNFCHHWDCTVEAELGRLGGQEDDLIVDTKDALFTDPDSAVQFIKATGIDSLAVAIGTAHGMYKHEPHLDFDRLKIIRQKTDIPLVLHGASGIPDADVRRCIDLGICKVNVATELKIAFSNAIKQYFLDNPDASDPRHYLVPGKAAMKAVVADKIRVCKSDGKL from the coding sequence ATGTATCTGGTTTCTACTCGTAATATGCTCAATAAAGCACAGCGTGAAAATTATGCTGTGCCTGCTTTTAATATTCATAACTTGGAAACTATTCAAGTTGTGATGGAAACGGCTGCTGAAATGGCATCACCTGTTATCTTAGCTGGTACACCAAGCACGTTTGCTTATGCTGGTAGTGATTATTTGATCTCTATTTGTCAGCAAGCCGCAGAACAATATCGTATCCCTGTTGCCCTACATTTAGATCACCATGAAGATATTCCTGATATCTGTCATAAAGTCATTTCTGGTGTGCGATCCGCTATGATCGATGCCTCTCATTTTCATTTCGAAGAAAATATTCGCATCGTCAAAGAAGTTGTCAATTTCTGCCATCATTGGGATTGCACTGTAGAAGCTGAATTAGGTCGTCTTGGAGGACAGGAAGATGACCTTATCGTTGATACAAAAGATGCCTTATTCACCGATCCTGATTCAGCAGTACAATTTATAAAAGCAACAGGAATTGACTCATTAGCTGTTGCAATCGGTACAGCACATGGCATGTACAAACATGAACCTCATCTCGACTTTGATCGCTTAAAAATTATTCGTCAAAAAACAGACATCCCTTTAGTGCTTCATGGTGCGTCCGGTATTCCTGATGCAGATGTGCGCCGTTGTATTGACTTGGGTATTTGCAAAGTTAACGTCGCAACTGAACTGAAAATAGCTTTCTCTAACGCAATCAAGCAGTACTTCTTGGATAACCCTGATGCAAGTGATCCTCGTCATTACCTTGTACCGGGTAAAGCCGCAATGAAAGCCGTGGTTGCAGATAAAATTCGTGTCTGTAAAAGTGATGGGAAACTGTGA